In a single window of the Streptomyces sp. CGMCC 4.7035 genome:
- a CDS encoding ferredoxin has translation MRLVVDLNKCQGYAQCAFLAPDVFAMHGEESLVYNPRAEEELREKLAHAVAACPVQAITAEGPAGPGHTPGEPGQERSDGR, from the coding sequence ATGAGGCTTGTCGTCGATCTCAACAAGTGCCAGGGATACGCGCAGTGCGCGTTTCTCGCGCCGGATGTCTTCGCCATGCACGGTGAGGAGTCACTCGTCTACAACCCACGGGCCGAGGAGGAGCTGCGGGAGAAGCTGGCGCACGCCGTCGCGGCCTGCCCGGTGCAGGCCATCACGGCCGAGGGGCCGGCCGGCCCGGGCCACACGCCCGGCGAGCCAGGGCAGGAGAGGTCCGATGGCCGCTGA
- a CDS encoding NAD(P)/FAD-dependent oxidoreductase: protein MAAEDFLDWLRREGRIVIVGASLAGLRAAETLRAEGFAGSLTMIGDEPYEPYDRPPLSKAVLLGKASPHHTELPRRREIDAKWRLGVAATGLDMGAKRVRLADGDEVEYDRLLIATGVRARPWPKEAEAQLDGVFVLRTRDDAVGLHRRLKASPRRVFVIGAGFTGSEIASACREHGIEVTVAERAGAPLVGALGGVVGAVAAELHRDNGVDLRTGVMVTALEGDTVGRVRAAHLSDGSVIETDLVVVSLGATRNTDWLAGSGLGAGPRGIACDAGCRAFDFRGIVTDDIFVAGDVARSPHPLFGYQFLSLEHWGNAITQAEIAAHNMISASAERRPHMWVPAFWSSQFGVNIKSVGVPSMGDQIMITQGSLAERRFIGVYGYQGRVIAAVSFDNTRWLEFYQRLIETAAPFPVEFPTVDRRPEGRQPIPSDFPDPSLPTHGPTVTLSGYSPSDRHLVFTPARH, encoded by the coding sequence ATGGCCGCTGAGGACTTCCTGGACTGGCTCAGACGCGAGGGCCGGATCGTCATCGTGGGTGCCTCACTGGCGGGCCTGCGGGCTGCCGAGACGCTGCGCGCCGAGGGCTTCGCCGGTTCCCTCACCATGATCGGTGACGAGCCGTACGAGCCGTACGACCGGCCGCCGTTGTCCAAGGCGGTCCTGCTGGGCAAGGCGTCCCCGCACCACACGGAGCTGCCCCGGCGCCGGGAGATCGACGCGAAATGGCGCCTCGGTGTGGCGGCGACCGGCCTCGACATGGGGGCCAAACGGGTGCGGCTGGCCGACGGGGACGAGGTGGAGTACGACCGGCTGCTGATCGCGACCGGAGTACGCGCCAGGCCCTGGCCGAAGGAGGCGGAGGCACAGCTCGACGGGGTCTTCGTGCTGCGGACCCGCGACGACGCGGTCGGACTGCACCGGCGGCTGAAGGCCTCACCGCGCCGGGTGTTCGTCATCGGCGCCGGGTTCACCGGTTCGGAGATCGCCTCCGCCTGCCGGGAACACGGCATCGAGGTCACCGTGGCGGAGCGCGCGGGCGCGCCGCTGGTGGGTGCCCTCGGCGGGGTGGTCGGCGCCGTGGCCGCGGAGTTGCACCGGGACAACGGTGTGGATCTGCGCACCGGCGTCATGGTCACCGCTCTGGAGGGTGACACGGTGGGCCGCGTGCGGGCCGCCCATCTGTCCGACGGCAGCGTCATCGAGACCGACCTCGTGGTCGTCTCGCTGGGCGCCACGCGCAACACCGACTGGCTGGCGGGATCCGGGCTCGGCGCCGGCCCCCGCGGCATCGCCTGCGACGCGGGCTGCCGCGCCTTCGACTTCCGGGGCATCGTCACCGACGACATCTTCGTCGCCGGCGATGTGGCGCGGTCCCCGCATCCCCTCTTCGGCTATCAGTTCCTGTCTCTCGAACACTGGGGCAACGCCATCACCCAGGCGGAGATCGCCGCACACAACATGATCAGCGCCAGTGCCGAGCGCCGTCCGCACATGTGGGTGCCCGCCTTCTGGTCGTCGCAGTTCGGAGTGAACATCAAGTCGGTCGGCGTCCCGTCCATGGGCGACCAGATCATGATCACTCAGGGGTCGCTCGCCGAGCGCCGGTTCATCGGGGTGTACGGCTACCAGGGCCGGGTCATCGCGGCCGTGAGTTTCGACAACACGCGGTGGCTGGAGTTCTACCAGCGGCTGATCGAGACGGCCGCGCCGTTCCCGGTGGAGTTCCCGACGGTGGACCGCCGTCCCGAGGGCCGGCAGCCGATCCCGTCCGACTTCCCGGACCCGTCCCTGCCGACCCACGGACCTACCGTGACCCTCAGCGGTTACTCGCCGTCCGACCGGCACCTGGTCTTCACCCCGGCCCGCCACTGA
- a CDS encoding PP2C family protein-serine/threonine phosphatase gives MGRRERERDRRGWLRGAPPPQWVRVLPLVLLVAMVVTTMVSPEPLDIGFLLGAIPPLAVLSYGPAATAVLGVLVVALQHTRVFHLDHPGNTDLLTIAFVALLSVFVSYVRSRRDAQLDVERTVAEAAQRALVPPLPERVGPVRCTGLYRAAQRGTLVGGDFFDVRDSPAGVRALMGDVQGHGLSAVATVASLLGAFREAVLDQPDLPSVAARLDRRLLTDSADARYAELFATALLLEFSPDAGTVRIVACGHPLPVLLHAGKATEVHVMAGTPLGIGLYPQVGCTETTWPLQHGDRLFVASDGVWEARDSTGAFYPLLERLPDLAVDDPVATTEHVWADLVRYCGTVRDDVTMLLLAPEPRGV, from the coding sequence ATGGGGCGGCGGGAACGAGAGCGGGACCGGCGGGGCTGGCTGCGCGGCGCGCCGCCCCCGCAGTGGGTACGGGTGCTGCCCCTCGTACTGCTGGTGGCCATGGTTGTCACCACTATGGTCAGCCCCGAGCCGCTCGACATCGGCTTCCTGCTGGGTGCCATCCCGCCGCTGGCCGTGCTGTCCTACGGGCCCGCGGCGACCGCCGTGCTCGGGGTTCTCGTCGTCGCCCTGCAACACACCCGGGTCTTCCATCTGGACCACCCCGGCAATACCGACCTGCTCACCATCGCCTTCGTAGCGCTGCTGAGCGTGTTCGTGTCGTATGTGCGCAGCCGCCGTGACGCCCAGCTCGACGTCGAACGCACCGTTGCCGAAGCCGCCCAGCGCGCCCTCGTCCCCCCGCTGCCGGAGCGGGTCGGGCCGGTGCGCTGTACCGGTCTGTACCGGGCCGCGCAACGCGGGACGCTGGTCGGCGGCGACTTCTTCGACGTGCGCGACAGTCCCGCCGGGGTACGGGCGCTCATGGGCGACGTACAGGGCCACGGACTGTCGGCCGTCGCCACCGTCGCCTCCCTGCTGGGCGCCTTCCGGGAGGCCGTGCTCGATCAGCCGGACCTACCGTCGGTGGCGGCCCGCCTGGACCGAAGACTCCTCACGGACTCGGCGGACGCCCGGTACGCCGAACTGTTCGCGACCGCGCTGCTGCTCGAGTTCTCCCCCGACGCCGGCACGGTACGGATCGTCGCCTGCGGGCATCCGCTTCCCGTGCTGCTCCACGCCGGCAAAGCCACCGAAGTCCACGTCATGGCGGGCACACCCCTCGGCATCGGCCTGTACCCGCAGGTCGGGTGCACGGAGACCACGTGGCCGCTCCAGCACGGCGACCGGCTGTTCGTGGCCTCCGACGGGGTCTGGGAGGCCAGGGACAGCACGGGCGCGTTCTATCCTCTCCTCGAACGGCTGCCCGACCTCGCCGTCGACGATCCGGTCGCCACCACCGAGCATGTGTGGGCCGATCTCGTACGCTACTGCGGCACCGTTCGCGACGACGTCACGATGCTCCTGCTCGCCCCCGAGCCCCGGGGCGTGTGA
- a CDS encoding FAD-dependent oxidoreductase has protein sequence MSRPLRVAIVGAGPAGIYAADALLKSDVAAEPGVSIDLFERMPAPFGLIRYGVAPDHPRIKGIITALHQVLDKPQIRLFGNVDYPTDINLDDLRTFYDAVVFSTGATADRALDIPGIGLDGSYGAADFVSWYDGHPDVPRTWPLEAEKVAVLGVGNVALDVARILAKTADELLPTEIPPNVYDGLKANKALEIHVFGRRGPAQAKFSPMELRELDHSPNIEVIVDPEDIDYDEGSIATRRGNKQADMVAKTLENWAIRDVGDRPHKLFLHFFESPAEVLGEDGKVVGLRTERTALDGTGNVKGTGEFKDWDVTAVYRAVGYLSDRLPKLPWDIQSGTVPDQGGRVIQETGEHLQSTYVTGWIRRGPVGLIGHTKGDANETVANLLHDHANGRLHAPASPAPEAVDAFLAERNVRFTTWEGWYRLDAAEKALGEPQGRERVKIVEREDMLGASGA, from the coding sequence ATGTCCCGCCCCCTGCGGGTAGCCATCGTCGGAGCCGGCCCCGCCGGGATCTACGCCGCCGACGCGCTGCTGAAGTCCGACGTGGCCGCCGAGCCCGGCGTGTCCATCGACCTCTTCGAGCGGATGCCCGCCCCCTTCGGCCTCATCCGTTACGGCGTCGCTCCCGACCACCCGCGCATCAAGGGCATCATCACGGCCCTGCACCAGGTGCTCGACAAGCCGCAGATCCGCCTGTTCGGCAACGTCGACTACCCCACCGACATCAACCTGGACGACCTGCGCACGTTCTACGACGCCGTGGTCTTCTCCACGGGTGCGACGGCCGACCGGGCCCTCGACATACCCGGCATCGGCCTCGACGGCTCCTACGGCGCGGCGGACTTCGTCTCGTGGTACGACGGGCACCCGGACGTGCCGCGCACCTGGCCGCTGGAGGCCGAGAAGGTCGCCGTCCTCGGCGTCGGCAACGTCGCGCTCGACGTGGCCCGTATCCTGGCCAAGACGGCGGACGAGCTCCTGCCCACCGAGATCCCGCCGAACGTCTACGACGGCCTCAAGGCCAACAAGGCCCTGGAGATCCACGTCTTCGGCCGCCGTGGCCCGGCGCAGGCGAAGTTCAGCCCGATGGAGCTGCGGGAGCTCGACCACTCCCCCAACATCGAGGTCATCGTCGACCCCGAGGACATCGACTACGACGAGGGCTCGATCGCGACCCGGCGGGGCAACAAGCAGGCCGACATGGTCGCCAAGACCCTGGAGAACTGGGCGATCCGCGACGTCGGCGACCGGCCGCACAAGCTGTTCCTGCACTTCTTCGAGTCGCCCGCCGAGGTCCTCGGCGAGGACGGCAAGGTCGTCGGCCTGCGCACCGAGCGCACCGCCCTCGACGGCACCGGCAACGTCAAGGGCACCGGCGAGTTCAAGGACTGGGACGTCACCGCGGTCTACCGTGCCGTGGGCTACCTGTCCGACCGGCTGCCCAAACTGCCCTGGGACATCCAGTCGGGAACGGTGCCGGACCAGGGCGGACGGGTCATCCAGGAGACCGGCGAGCACCTGCAGTCCACGTACGTGACCGGCTGGATCCGGCGCGGTCCCGTGGGCCTGATCGGCCACACCAAGGGCGACGCCAACGAGACGGTGGCCAACCTGCTGCACGACCACGCGAACGGCCGTCTCCACGCGCCCGCGTCGCCCGCGCCGGAGGCCGTGGACGCGTTCCTCGCGGAGCGGAACGTCCGCTTCACCACCTGGGAAGGCTGGTACCGCCTCGACGCCGCGGAGAAGGCGCTCGGTGAACCGCAGGGCCGTGAGCGCGTGAAGATCGTCGAGCGTGAGGACATGCTCGGGGCGAGCGGTGCGTGA
- a CDS encoding NlpC/P60 family protein: protein MAPEQSPPGPSREEVQQRIRSLYDRAETDSGTYNATRAMMTGGARRGPNPGFNRDRRRSDPSLDNVARQWFDAARAKLGPTVPAVLPADRVPPELPAGPTSPTRRAVDDLLGRGRETTDRPLLELTAGPAAGAAAARPVAELTAGPVAELTVGPPVGSTAGPVAELTAEPVAELTAGPVAELTAGPVAELTAGPVAELTADPLAAWPVAPQTPQEAPRALPASVAQPRPTRLSGTKEQNQQKFAVARELLSRRAAQHSAQPMPIESRPAEDAWRVPEEPARLLGEEQWRQPQQPDILGTDMSGMSFGAGLPVATAAPLAAETPAVTAVVQESGYDKKAAKALAFARAQIGRPCVWGASGPDSYDAAGLTQAAWRAAGVVLPRTAQDQAAAVTAIPLTDLQPGDLIFFYDTVSHVSIYTGNGMMIHAPSPGASIREESIFYAGQSAIHSAARPA, encoded by the coding sequence ATGGCGCCGGAGCAGTCCCCGCCCGGACCGAGCCGCGAAGAGGTCCAGCAGCGGATCCGGTCGCTCTACGACCGGGCCGAGACCGACAGCGGCACCTACAACGCGACCCGCGCGATGATGACAGGCGGAGCGCGCCGAGGCCCCAACCCCGGGTTCAACAGGGACCGCAGGCGCTCCGACCCGTCCCTCGACAACGTCGCCAGGCAGTGGTTCGACGCGGCGCGCGCGAAGCTGGGTCCCACCGTTCCGGCCGTGCTGCCCGCCGACAGAGTGCCCCCGGAGCTCCCCGCCGGGCCCACGAGCCCGACGCGGCGTGCGGTGGACGACCTCCTCGGCCGGGGCCGGGAGACGACCGACCGGCCTCTCCTGGAGCTGACGGCCGGGCCCGCCGCCGGGGCGGCCGCCGCCCGTCCTGTGGCGGAGTTGACCGCCGGGCCCGTGGCGGAGCTGACCGTGGGACCCCCGGTGGGATCAACCGCCGGACCCGTGGCGGAGTTGACTGCCGAACCCGTGGCGGAGTTGACTGCCGGACCCGTGGCGGAGTTGACTGCCGGACCCGTGGCGGAGTTGACTGCCGGACCCGTGGCGGAGTTGACCGCCGACCCCCTGGCCGCATGGCCGGTCGCGCCCCAGACGCCGCAGGAGGCCCCCAGGGCCCTGCCCGCATCCGTCGCCCAGCCGCGGCCGACCAGGTTGAGCGGCACCAAGGAGCAGAACCAGCAGAAGTTCGCCGTGGCCCGGGAGTTGCTGTCCAGGCGCGCCGCACAGCACTCCGCGCAGCCGATGCCGATCGAGTCCCGGCCCGCCGAGGACGCCTGGCGCGTCCCGGAGGAACCGGCCCGCCTGCTCGGCGAGGAGCAGTGGCGGCAGCCGCAACAGCCGGACATCCTGGGCACCGACATGTCGGGCATGTCCTTCGGCGCGGGCCTTCCCGTCGCCACCGCGGCTCCCCTCGCCGCCGAGACCCCGGCCGTCACCGCCGTCGTACAGGAGTCGGGGTACGACAAGAAGGCCGCGAAGGCACTCGCCTTCGCCCGCGCGCAGATCGGCCGGCCGTGCGTCTGGGGCGCGAGCGGACCCGACTCGTACGACGCCGCAGGACTCACCCAGGCCGCCTGGAGGGCCGCCGGGGTCGTCCTCCCGCGTACCGCGCAGGATCAGGCGGCCGCGGTCACGGCGATCCCCCTCACCGACCTCCAGCCAGGGGACCTGATCTTCTTCTACGACACCGTCAGCCACGTCAGCATCTACACCGGTAACGGCATGATGATCCACGCTCCGAGCCCGGGGGCCTCCATCCGCGAGGAGTCGATCTTCTACGCCGGGCAGTCGGCCATCCACAGCGCGGCACGACCCGCCTGA
- a CDS encoding glycoside hydrolase family 15 protein: MDRYPPIADHGLVGNLQTAALISAQGVVDWFAAPRFDSPSVFAALLDHDRGGYFRLAPEGGGGGSWRQLYYPDTAVLVTRYMSPDGVGEVIDCMPAHPSDRAGDRHTLIRAVRTVRGTVRFALECRPRFDYARAGHHLDLRQDGAAFHAPDLTAHLHSTFPLQRDGHDVTGEVTLREGEGAAAVFTVCRPGGASPPPPTKEQVSGDIWDTIDFWQRWVRTSRYRGRWPDVVHRSAITLKLLTYAPTGAPIAAATMGLPEQIGGERNWDYRYTWVRDGALSVRALLDLGFTDEATAFTRWLGDRLHDRAGPDGEPLQIMYRVDGDPRLAEEVLDHFEGYRGSYPVRAGNAAADQLQLDIYGEAMYALSQNRKVGMHIGYHGWQGLSQTLDWLVDAWDRPDEGIWETRGGRKDFTYSRVMCWAAFDCGLRLADEWRRPADTARWTAARDAILDQVMQRGWSKEQQALVQHYDDDVLDASLLLLPQVGFLSPLSPGWLSTLDAIDRTLVSDSLVYRYDPAASPDGLRGCEGTFSMCTFLYVDALARSGQLGKARYTFEKMHTYANHVGLFAEEIGPGGEQLGNFPQAFTHLALIMAASSLDEALDEATDRTATRREDEEAPPWRIRQA, encoded by the coding sequence ATGGATCGCTATCCGCCCATTGCCGATCACGGTCTGGTCGGTAATCTGCAGACCGCGGCCCTGATCTCCGCTCAGGGCGTCGTGGACTGGTTCGCCGCTCCGCGCTTCGACTCACCCAGCGTCTTCGCGGCCCTGCTCGACCACGATCGCGGAGGGTATTTCCGGTTGGCGCCGGAAGGCGGGGGCGGAGGGTCCTGGCGGCAGCTCTACTATCCGGACACCGCCGTGCTGGTGACCCGGTACATGTCACCCGACGGTGTGGGCGAGGTGATCGACTGCATGCCCGCGCACCCGTCCGACCGGGCCGGCGACCGCCACACACTGATACGGGCCGTACGGACCGTACGCGGCACGGTCCGCTTCGCCCTGGAGTGCCGTCCCCGCTTCGACTACGCGCGCGCCGGTCACCACCTCGATCTGCGCCAGGACGGAGCGGCCTTCCACGCCCCGGACCTCACCGCCCACCTGCACAGCACGTTCCCGCTGCAACGCGACGGCCACGACGTGACGGGAGAGGTGACCCTGCGGGAGGGCGAGGGCGCCGCCGCGGTCTTCACCGTCTGCCGCCCGGGCGGTGCCTCGCCACCGCCTCCCACCAAGGAACAGGTCTCCGGCGACATCTGGGACACCATCGACTTCTGGCAGCGTTGGGTGCGTACCTCCCGCTACCGGGGCCGATGGCCGGACGTGGTGCACCGCTCGGCCATCACGTTGAAGCTGCTCACCTACGCCCCCACCGGCGCCCCGATCGCCGCGGCCACGATGGGCCTGCCCGAGCAGATCGGCGGCGAACGCAACTGGGACTACCGCTACACCTGGGTCCGGGACGGCGCCCTGTCCGTCCGCGCCCTGCTCGACCTGGGCTTCACCGACGAGGCCACCGCCTTCACCCGCTGGCTGGGGGACCGGCTGCACGACCGTGCGGGACCGGACGGGGAACCGCTCCAGATCATGTACCGGGTGGACGGCGACCCGCGGCTGGCCGAGGAGGTCCTGGACCACTTCGAGGGCTACCGCGGCTCCTACCCGGTCCGTGCCGGAAACGCCGCCGCCGACCAGCTGCAACTCGACATCTACGGCGAGGCCATGTACGCCTTGTCCCAGAACCGCAAGGTCGGCATGCACATCGGCTACCACGGCTGGCAGGGGCTCAGCCAGACCCTGGACTGGCTCGTCGACGCCTGGGACCGCCCCGATGAGGGCATCTGGGAGACCCGCGGCGGCCGCAAGGACTTCACCTACAGCCGCGTGATGTGCTGGGCGGCCTTCGACTGCGGCCTGCGCCTGGCCGACGAATGGCGCCGTCCCGCCGATACCGCGCGCTGGACGGCCGCCCGCGACGCCATCCTCGACCAGGTCATGCAACGGGGCTGGAGCAAGGAGCAACAGGCACTGGTCCAGCACTACGACGATGACGTCCTGGACGCCTCACTGCTTCTGCTCCCGCAGGTGGGCTTCCTCAGTCCGCTGAGTCCGGGCTGGCTGTCCACGCTGGACGCCATCGACCGCACACTGGTCTCCGACAGCCTCGTCTACCGCTATGACCCGGCCGCCTCGCCCGACGGACTGCGCGGTTGCGAGGGCACCTTCAGCATGTGCACCTTCCTCTACGTCGATGCTCTGGCCCGCTCGGGCCAACTGGGCAAGGCTCGCTACACGTTCGAGAAGATGCACACCTACGCCAACCATGTCGGCCTGTTCGCCGAGGAGATCGGCCCCGGCGGCGAGCAGTTGGGCAACTTCCCCCAGGCCTTCACCCACCTGGCACTCATCATGGCCGCCTCGTCTCTCGACGAGGCCCTCGACGAGGCCACCGACCGGACAGCGACCCGACGGGAGGACGAGGAAGCACCCCCGTGGCGCATCCGGCAGGCGTGA
- a CDS encoding NAD-dependent epimerase/dehydratase family protein, translating into MGEDAATTVLVTGGSGFVGSHLVRRLLERGYRVHTTVRSAANPAKAGPLREMQAAFPGRLVLFEADLLKEGSFDEAMSGCRVVFHVASPFFVPEKIKDGHKDMVEPALLGTRNVLASVERSPAVVRLVLTSTVGAVFGDYIDVRDMDDEVLSEKYFNTTSTVENNPYHYAKTLAEREAWAAESAQERWRMVSVNPGLILGPSLTPASESGSLFLLDELFKGYFFYGAPDFSFTTADVREVADAHIAAAENPAAKGRYIVAAETMTSFHEMSRIIRTRYPRDLRLPRTALPHWPVRVLGPAFGLTQDYIRKHLGIRFRVDNSRSVRELGITYRPIEETVLDHYEAWRRQREAN; encoded by the coding sequence GTGGGCGAGGACGCGGCGACGACCGTTTTGGTGACCGGGGGCAGCGGGTTCGTCGGAAGTCATCTGGTACGGCGGCTGCTGGAGCGGGGCTATCGCGTGCACACCACGGTGCGCAGCGCCGCGAACCCGGCCAAGGCAGGGCCGCTGCGGGAGATGCAGGCGGCGTTTCCAGGCCGGCTCGTCCTGTTCGAGGCCGACTTGCTGAAGGAGGGCTCCTTCGACGAGGCGATGAGCGGCTGCCGTGTGGTCTTCCACGTGGCGTCGCCCTTCTTCGTGCCCGAGAAGATCAAGGACGGCCACAAGGACATGGTCGAGCCTGCGCTGCTCGGCACGCGCAATGTGCTGGCGAGCGTGGAGAGGTCGCCGGCGGTCGTGAGGCTGGTCCTCACATCCACCGTGGGCGCGGTCTTCGGCGACTACATCGACGTCCGGGACATGGACGACGAGGTCCTGTCGGAGAAGTACTTCAACACCACCAGCACGGTGGAGAACAATCCGTACCACTACGCGAAGACGCTCGCGGAACGCGAGGCATGGGCGGCGGAGTCGGCCCAGGAACGCTGGCGCATGGTGTCCGTGAACCCCGGTCTGATACTGGGCCCTTCCCTCACCCCCGCGTCGGAATCCGGCAGCCTGTTCCTGCTCGACGAGCTGTTCAAGGGCTACTTCTTCTACGGCGCCCCGGACTTCAGCTTCACCACGGCCGATGTGCGCGAGGTGGCCGATGCGCACATCGCGGCGGCGGAGAACCCGGCGGCGAAAGGCCGGTACATCGTCGCGGCGGAGACGATGACCTCCTTCCACGAGATGTCGCGCATCATCCGGACCCGGTACCCCCGCGACCTCCGCCTCCCGCGCACCGCACTCCCGCACTGGCCGGTACGCGTCCTCGGCCCGGCTTTCGGCCTGACCCAGGACTACATCCGCAAACACCTCGGCATCCGGTTCCGGGTGGACAACAGCAGGAGCGTGCGGGAACTGGGCATCACCTACCGTCCGATCGAGGAGACCGTCCTGGACCACTACGAGGCGTGGCGGCGGCAGCGCGAGGCGAACTGA
- a CDS encoding cytochrome P450, with protein sequence MTHASLLRRITDYANRANPYPLYTELRKTPVLHEEDGGPYLVSSYWDIENLLHDPRISSDAANLAAAGADEAGGIEQTGLPPSFIRLDPPEHDRLRRIANRSFGPPHSPRRIDSMRGELAEIVSGLIDGLADAQQIDLVDQFAYPFPVTVICRLLGVPREDEPRFRAWVDPLVASLDPDTSGNDTERKRAAQEARMQLGMYLAGLVEQRQKEPRDDMLSELVTSHGPDGPMTMMEVLSTAVLLLIAGHETTVNLITNGMLTLLRHPEILQRLREDPGLAVNIVEELLRYEPPVQLVPQRTCIADIEVRGVTIPKGSRIWLVLAAGNRDPERFQDPDRFDPDRSDIQHLGFGSGIHSCFGAPLARLETQIALTELARRLDNPRLVEDPPPYRQNAVLRGPRHLNIGMDGVRP encoded by the coding sequence ATGACGCACGCCTCGCTCCTGCGCCGGATCACCGACTACGCCAACCGCGCCAACCCGTATCCGCTGTACACGGAGCTCCGCAAAACCCCGGTGCTGCACGAGGAGGACGGCGGGCCGTACCTCGTCAGTTCGTACTGGGACATCGAGAACCTGCTCCACGACCCGCGGATCAGCTCCGACGCCGCCAACCTCGCCGCCGCGGGCGCCGACGAAGCCGGCGGGATCGAGCAGACGGGGCTGCCGCCGAGCTTCATCCGGCTCGACCCGCCGGAGCACGACCGGCTGCGCCGCATCGCCAACCGTTCCTTCGGCCCGCCGCACAGCCCCCGCCGGATCGACTCCATGCGCGGCGAACTCGCGGAGATCGTCTCCGGTCTGATCGACGGTCTCGCAGACGCGCAGCAGATCGACCTGGTGGACCAGTTCGCCTACCCCTTCCCGGTGACCGTGATCTGCCGGCTGCTCGGGGTGCCGCGCGAGGACGAGCCGCGCTTCCGTGCCTGGGTCGATCCGCTCGTCGCCAGTCTGGATCCGGACACGAGCGGGAATGACACCGAGCGAAAGCGTGCCGCGCAGGAGGCACGCATGCAGCTGGGCATGTACCTGGCGGGGCTGGTCGAGCAGCGTCAGAAGGAGCCCCGTGACGACATGCTGTCCGAGCTGGTGACGAGCCATGGCCCGGACGGTCCCATGACGATGATGGAAGTGCTCAGCACCGCGGTGCTGCTGCTGATCGCGGGTCACGAGACGACGGTCAACCTGATCACCAACGGCATGCTCACCCTGCTGCGCCACCCGGAGATCCTGCAGCGGCTGCGCGAGGACCCGGGTCTGGCCGTCAATATCGTGGAGGAACTGCTGCGTTACGAGCCGCCGGTGCAGCTCGTGCCGCAGCGCACCTGCATCGCGGACATCGAGGTGCGCGGGGTCACCATTCCCAAGGGGTCGAGGATCTGGCTGGTCCTCGCCGCGGGCAACAGGGACCCCGAGCGCTTCCAGGACCCCGACCGGTTCGACCCGGACCGATCGGACATCCAGCACCTCGGCTTCGGCAGCGGCATCCACAGCTGTTTCGGCGCGCCACTGGCCCGGTTGGAGACGCAGATCGCGCTGACCGAACTGGCCCGCAGACTCGACAATCCCCGCCTGGTCGAAGACCCTCCGCCCTACCGGCAGAACGCGGTGCTGCGCGGGCCACGCCATCTGAACATCGGCATGGACGGTGTGCGCCCGTAG
- a CDS encoding magnesium transporter CorA family protein gives MIVSVVSMPEGIVDQTHVSEARERLAASHFLFVDIELPEEAPPDEQPVAHQLGLEAENLTWLGREGESARAEFLGDRAGFVVPLVDSGRVTHVHAFVTERHVVTVHRGPLGPIESLTARLRHERPPDTVATLFLLLEEALETFRRSAVRALLEVEDLEDEMFQRRDPEQVYRLARLRRHAALLHHTLRPYLQVTDEIFTRRMMNPSFPEQRQRLARAYQHHARLVLTDIESAQEATRRAFVSYSSLVSGEQNGVINRLAIVSVIFLPLSFLTGFFGMNFTYMTDELESKVVFWLLAVGLQAIVLLIALYVLHRTRLWRKLHDDNGGEDR, from the coding sequence ATGATCGTATCGGTGGTGTCGATGCCGGAGGGGATCGTCGATCAGACACATGTGTCGGAGGCACGTGAGCGTCTCGCGGCATCCCACTTCCTGTTCGTGGACATCGAGCTGCCCGAAGAGGCCCCGCCCGACGAACAGCCGGTCGCCCACCAGCTCGGCCTGGAGGCCGAGAACCTGACGTGGCTGGGCAGGGAGGGCGAATCCGCGCGGGCCGAGTTCCTCGGGGACAGGGCCGGGTTCGTCGTACCCCTGGTCGACTCCGGCCGGGTCACCCACGTCCATGCCTTCGTGACCGAGCGGCACGTGGTCACGGTTCACCGAGGACCGCTCGGACCGATCGAGAGTCTCACCGCCCGGTTGCGGCACGAAAGGCCGCCCGACACCGTAGCCACGCTGTTCCTGCTGCTGGAAGAGGCCTTGGAGACCTTCCGTCGCTCCGCCGTGCGGGCGCTGCTGGAGGTGGAGGACCTGGAGGACGAGATGTTCCAGCGGCGGGACCCCGAGCAGGTCTACCGCCTGGCACGTCTACGACGGCACGCGGCGCTGCTCCATCACACGCTCCGTCCCTACCTCCAGGTGACGGACGAGATCTTCACGCGCAGGATGATGAACCCCAGCTTCCCTGAGCAGCGGCAGCGGCTCGCGCGCGCGTACCAGCACCATGCGAGGTTGGTGCTCACAGACATCGAGTCGGCCCAGGAGGCCACCCGGCGTGCCTTCGTCAGCTACTCGTCCCTCGTGTCCGGCGAGCAGAACGGTGTGATCAACCGGCTGGCCATCGTGTCGGTGATCTTCCTGCCGCTGTCGTTCCTGACCGGGTTCTTCGGCATGAACTTCACCTACATGACCGACGAGTTGGAGAGCAAGGTCGTCTTCTGGCTGCTCGCCGTGGGGTTGCAGGCGATCGTCCTGCTCATCGCCCTCTACGTGTTGCACCGCACCCGCCTGTGGCGGAAGCTGCACGACGACAACGGCGGCGAGGACCGATGA